The DNA sequence CTGGCGTGGTGGCCGCTCGGACTGGTCGCCGTGGCCCTGCTCCACCTGGCGCTGCGTCGGGATCACGCCGGCTGGAACTTCCTGGTCGGGCTGGTCGCCGGGCTCGTGTTCTTCGTGCCGCACCTGTACTGGGCGTATGTCGCGACGGCGCTGGTCCCGTGGTTCGCGTTGAGCCTGCTCGCGGCGCTCGGCCCCGCGGTGTTCTCCGCGGCCTGGACGTGGACGCGTCGGCTGCCGTGGGTGCGCGACCGGGCGTGGGCGCACGTGCTGGCGTTCGCGACGCTGTGGACCGCGGTCGAGGAGTGGCGTTCGGAGGTGCCGTTCGGCGGCTTCCCGTGGGGGCGAATGGCGTGGTCGGTCGCCGCAGCGCCGACGGGGCGCGCCGCGTGGCTCGGCGGCACGCCGCTCGTCTCGTTCCTGGTCGCGGGCGCGGGCGTGCTGCTGGCCCTCGCGGTCGGCCGCGCGGTGGCGGCCGCGCGCGATCCGCGCGCCCGCCGCGGGCACCTGGTGGCGGCCGCGGCGGGCGCCGTCGTCGCGGCGGTGGGCGTCGTCGGGCCGACCTGGCTTCCGCTACCGACCGCAGGCGACGAGCAGGCCGTCGCCAACCCCCCGGCGACCAGCGCCGTCGAGGCGCCGGACCGATCGGTGTTCGTCGACGCCGGCACGGGCGCCCAGCAGGCGGGCGTGCTGCGGGTCGGGGCGGTGCAGGGCAACGTGAGCGAGCCCGGCCTGGGCTCGTTCTACAACCGCGCCGAGGTGCTCAACAACCACCTCGACGGCACCCGCGCCATCGCCGACGACACCGACACCCGCGCGGCGCGCGACGAGCCCGAGCCGGGTGTCGACGTCGTGCTGTGGCCCGAGAACGGCTCCGACCTGGACCCACAGGTGGCCCGCGACGTCGCCCGTGCCCTCGACGCCGCGAGCGAGCGCGTCGAGGCGCCCATCCTGGTGGGCGCGCAGGAGTTCCCCGAGACGGGCGGGCGCTACAACGTGCTGCTGTTGTGGCAGGACGGTCAGGGTGTGATCTCGCGGTACGCCAAGCAGCGTCCCGCGCCATTCGCGGAGTACATCCCGATGCGATCGGTCGCGCGGCTGTTCACCGACCAGGTCGACCGGGTCACCACGGACATGTTCGCCGCGACGAACCCTCCCATCATCGAACTGCCGTCCCCGCGCCTGGGACGGACCGTGCGCCTCGGCACGGCGATCTGCTTCGAGGTCGCCTACGACGACATCCTGCGCGACGCCGTGCGCCGCGGCGCGGAGGTGCTCGTCGTGCCGACCAACAACGCGTCCTTCGGCGTCACCCCGCAGTCAGCGCAGCAGCTGCAGATGACGCGCCTGCAGGCCATCGCCAACGGGCGCGCCACGGTGCAGATCTCGACCGTGGGGATCAGCGGTGTCGTCGCGCCGGACGGCACGCTCGTGGCCCGCACGGGCCTGTTCACCGCCGACCACCTGTCCGCCGAGCTGCCGCTGCGCACCTCCTGGACCCCGGCGGTCGCGGCCGGGCACTGGCCTGCGTGGACCCTCAGCGCCGGCGGCGGACTGCTGACCCTCGCGGGGCTGGCGACGAGCCTGCGCCGTCGCCGCGCGGCCTGAGGCCGCGCCACCCCCGGCGGTCGAGCCTGTCGAGACCCCGGCCCCCGCACGACGAAGGCCGGCCCCTTGCGGGGACCGGCCTTCGGTCAGGTGCGGCGGAACGTGGCAGCCGCCGCCGTCGAGTCGTCAGGCGCCGCGGCGCAGCTTGCCCGCGCGCAGCAGCTCAAGGCGCTCGTCGAGCAGCTCCTCAAGCTCGGCGACGGTGCGCCGCTCCAGCAGCATGTCCCAGTGGGTGCGCTGCGGCTTGGTCGCCTTGGGCTCGGGCCGCTCAGCGTCGCGCAACAGCGCCTCCTCGCCGCAACGGCACTCCCACACGGGGGGGACCTCGGCGTCGGTCGCGAACGGCAGGATGATGGTGTGCCCGTTGGGGCAGTCGTAGTAGGCCTGGAAGCGGGGGGCGAAGTCGACGCCCTCGTCCGACTCCATGCTCTTGGCGCCGATGCTCATACCTCGCAGGGAGCGGTCGGGCATGTCGTCCTCCTGGGATTTCGGGGTGCCGGTGGTGCGGCCCGCTGGTAACGGGCGCGAAGGGGGCCTAGAGGTCCAACGTCGTGACGCGGCGCCGTGTTCCAACGTTTCATGAGATGCGCGCCACACGGCACAGTTCGTGGTCGGTGTCGAGGGTCCCTGGTCCTGACCCTGAGCGCAAACCGAGCGGGCTTGGCGACACTCAACGCACGCCACGGCGTCCGGAAGTGTGCTCTGCGCGACGCCGACACGCACACTGGACCGCGGGAATGAACGCGGCAGGGCACCGGTTGACCCGGCCAGTACATGCAAATGCATGAACCCCCATCGAACAGGGAGCTGAGCACCGTGCAGTTCGGAATCTTCTCGGTCAGTGACGTGACCACGGACCCCGTCACGGGACACACGCCCGACGACACCGAGCGCGTCCGGAGCATGCTGACCATCGCCAAGCACGCCGACGAGGCGGGCCTTGACGTCTTCGCGACCGGCGAGCACCACAATCCGCCGTTCGTCGCCTCCAGCCCGACGACGATGCTCGGCTACCTGGCCGGAGTGACCAAGAACATCACGCTGTCGACCGCGACCACCCTGATCACGACCAACGACCCGGTGCGCCTGGCCGAGGAGTACGCGATGCTCCAGGTCATCAGCGAGGGCCGGATGGACCTCATGATGGGCCGCGGCAACACCGGCCCGGTGTACCCGTGGTTCGGCAAGGACATCCGCCAGGGCATTCCGCTGGCGATCGAGAACTACGCGCTGCTGCGCCGTCTGTGGACCGAGGACGTCGTCGACTGGCAGGGCAAGTTCCGTACCCCGTTGCAGGGCTTCACCTCGACGCCGCGCCCGCTCGACGGCGTGCCCCCGTTCGTGTGGCACGGCTCGATCCGCAGCCCCGAGATCGCCGAGCAGGCCGCCTACTACGGCGACGGGTTCCTGCACAACAACATCTTCTGGCCCATGAGCCACACCAAGCAGATGATCGCGTTCTACCGCCAGCGCTTCGAGCACTACGGCCACGGCCGCGCCGACCAGGCGATCGTGGGCCTGGGCGGTCAGGTGTTCGTCCGCAAGAACTCCCAGGACGCGATCGACGAGTTCCGTCCCTACTTCGACGTGGCGCCCGTCTACGGGCACGGCCCCTCGATGGAGGACTTCACGCGCGAGACGCCGCTGACGGTCGGCTCGCCGCAGCAGGTCATCGACCGCTACGGCGCGTTCGTCGACGAGGTCGGCTACTACCAGCGCCAACTCTTCCTCGTCGACCACGCCGGCCTTCCGCTCAAGACCGTGCTGGAGCAGATCGACCTCCTGGCGCAGGACATCGTGCCCGAGCTGCGCCGCATCGCCGAGGCCAAGCGCCCCGCCGACGACGTCCCCCTCAACCCGCCGACGCACGCCGAGCGCGTGGCCGCAGCGCTGGCCGCGGGAGAGCTCGGCGCCGGGCACGTCGGCGGCACCGAGGACCGCTGGACCGGCCTGCGGGCCGAGGAGGGCGACCCCCAGCACCTCGAGCCGACCGCCGGCCGCGCCTTCGGTCTGTGAGGCCTGACTCCATGGGCACGAGTCGCACGCTCGTCACCATCTCGGCGGGGCTGTCGGTCCCGTCCTCGACACGGCTGCTCGCCGACCGCCTCACCGAGGCGGCGACGCGCGCGCTCGAGCAGGCCGGCCACCCCGTCAGGGTCGAGTCGATCGAGTTGCGCGACCACGCGCACGCCGTCGTCGACGCCATGCTGACGGGCTTCCCCGCGGGGGACCTCGCGGCGGCGCTCGAGACCCTCGCGGCGGCCGACGGCGTCATCGCCGTCACGCCGCTGTTCACCACGACCTACTCGGGCCTGTTCAAGTCGTTCGTCGACATCCTCGACAAGGACGCCCTGCGCGGCCTGCCGGTGCTGCTCGGCGCGACCGGGGGGACGCCGCGGCACTCGCTCGCGCTCGACTACTCGGTGCGACCGCTGTTCACGTACCTGCGCGCCGACGCCCTGCCGACGGCCGTGTTCGCCGCGACCGACGACTGGGCGGGCGAGGGCGACCAGGTCAACCCGCTCCCGGACCGCATCCTCCGGGCCGGGCGCGAGCTGGCGGAACGCATGGCGGCGCGTGAGCCGCGGGGACGCTCGAACCCCTTCGAGTCGACCCCGAGCTTCGCCGACCTGCTCGCGGACGGCGGCGTCGCGCCCTGACCGGCGCGCCCTGATCGAGGCGCCCTGACCGACGCCTCAGGGGCCGCCGTCACGCGACGGCGGCCCTTGGCGCGCTACAGACCGATGTCCGCGAGCGCCAGCCCGTGCGCCTGTGCGACGCCCGGGTGCGTGACCGCCCCGGCGTGCGTGTTGAGCCCCTTGGCGAGGGTCGCGTCGGCGCGCAGCGCCTCCTGCCAGCCGAGGTTCGCGAGCTCGACGGCGTACGGCAGCGTCACGTTCGTCAGCGCACGGGTCGAGGTGTGGGGCACCGCGCCGGGCATGTTGGCGACCGCGTAGAACGTCGAGTCGTGCACCCGATAGGTGGGCTCGGCGTGCGTCGTCGGGCGCGAGTCCTCGAAGCAGCCGCCCTGGTCGATCGAGATGTCGACGAGCGCCGATCCGGGCCGCATCCGCGAGACCAGGTCGTTGGACACCAAGACGGGCGCCTTGGCGCCGGCGACCAGCACGGCGCCGATCACCAGGTCGGCGTCGAGCACGGCCCGCTCGACCTCCCACGCGCTGGACGCGAGCGTCTGGACGCGCCCGAGGAAGACGTCGTCGGCGGCCGCGAGCGCCCGCATGCTGCGGTCGAGCAGTGTGACGCGCGCGCCCATGCCGGTCGCGACGCGTGCGGCGTTCATCCCGGAGACGCCGGCGCCGATGATGACGACGTGGGCGGGGGAGACGCCGGGCACTCCGCCGAGCAGGGTGCCGCGCCCGCCTGCGGCCTTGAGCAGTGCGGCCGAGCCGACCTGCGGGGCGAGCCGTCCGGCGACCTCGGACATGGGGGCCAGCAGCGGCAGGCCGCCGTCGGGCGTCTGCACGGTCTCGTAGGCGACGGCGGTGACGTCGCGTTCGAGCAGCGCGAGCGTGAGTGTGCGGTCGGCGGCCAGGTGCAGGTAGGTGAACAGCACCTGCCCGGCGCGCAGGTGGCCGTACTCGGTGGGCACCGGCTCCTTGACCTTGAGGATCAGGTCGCCCGCGGCCCAGGTGGCCGTGGCGTCGGGCTCGATGACAGCGCCGGCGGCCGCGTACTCCTCGTCGGGGATGGCGGAGCCCACGCCGGCGCCGGCCTCGACGTGGACGGTGTGGCCGTGGCTGACCAGCTCGTGCGCACCGGCGGGCGTCACCGCGACGCGGTACTCGTGGTTCTTGACTTCCTTCGGTACGGCGACGTGCATCGTGCCTCCTGTGCGACGGCGCTGTGGCCGCCGCGGTCCGGGGCGTCGATCCGCGGGCCGTCTCGCCGATGCGAGGGGCTGCGGCCGACGCCGTTGCCGCGGGTCCCCGTGCTGAGAGACCATGCTCGCAGCACGGTGGCGCGGGCGCAGAGGGAGTGGGCTGAGGTGGCCGACGGAGCATCGAGCGGCGCGCGGGGCCGCGTTGACGCGACGGCCGTCCTGCTCACGGCGGACGCGCTGGCCGCCGCGATCGACGCGGCGGGCTCGCCCGAGGCCGCGGCCGGCGCGGGCCGGTTCTTCCGGACCGGCCCCGGGCAGTACGGGGAGGGGGACGTCTTCGTGGGCGTCCGCGTGCCCGTCACGCGGGCTCTGGTGCGACGGGCGGTCGGGATGCCGGGCACCGAGGCGAGTGCGCTGTTGGCCAGCCCGGTGCATGAGCACCGTCTGGCGGGCCTGCTCGTGCTCGTCGAGCGCTATCGCCGCGCGACCGCGCCGCGCACACGCGACGACGCCGAGCGTGACGCGCTGCACGCCCGCTACCTCGCGCAGGTCCGTGGCGGGCGGGTCAACAACTGGGACCTGGTCGACGCGTCGGCGGAGTGGCTCGTGGGGGACTGGCTGCTCGGCCCGCCTGCGCACGGCGTCGCCGCGGTGCTCGACCCGCTGGCGGCGTCGCCGTCCCTGTGGGAGCGGCGCGTGGCGATGCTCGCGACGTTCGCGTTCATCAAGGCGGGTGACGCTGGTCCGACGTTGCGCTATGCGCGGCGGCTGCTCGACGATCGCGAGGACTTGATCCACAAGGCGGTGGGCTGGATGCTGCGCGAGGTCGGCAAGCGCGTCGACGCCGCGACTCTGCTCGCGTTCCTCGACGAGAACGCACCGGCCATGGCGCGCACAGCGCTCTCCTACGCGTCCGAGCACCTTGACCCGGCCGAGCGGGTGCGGCTGCGCGCACTGTGACCGCAGTAGGGTGAAAAATGGCGACCCACCGCTTCAGACCTCAAGGGAGACGTCATGGAGATGATCGTCATCGAGACGTCGTCGCTTGTCCGCGCCGGAGCGGACAGATACGTCGTCGCGCATGCGGTGTTCGCGGACTCGGCGTGGGCATGGGGCGCCTGGCGCGCGTCGGCGCGAGGCACGTACCGACCCGTACTCGGTCCCTTGCCCAGCTACACATCAGAGCAGGATGGTTTCGCGACACTGGGAATCTGTGATCTGACTACCATCGATCACGAGTTCCCCACCCCGCCCGACTTGCCGCTCGCACACTTCACCCGAGAGCGCCTTGGTGAGTACTCGCCGCCTGCCGGCGCCAAGCGTGGCGTCATGAGGCCGAAGAGATCCTGGCGCTGGGCCGGCGCTCGCGAGACGACGAGCTGACACAGGACCGTGGCGTGGGGGCTGGGTCGAGCAGCGACAGCCTGACCGCGGTTTGCATGACTATGCAGCGCCATGCATACTCTTTCTGTGTCCAAGGTTCTCACGTCACTTCCGGCCGGCGAGCGCGTCGGCATCGCGTTCTCGGGTGGTCTCGACACCTCTGTCGCCGTCGCGTGGATGCGCGAGAACGGGGCGATCCCGTTCACCTACACCGCCGACATCGGTCAGTACGACGAGCCCGACATCGCCTCGGTGCCCGGCCGCGCCTCGGCGTACGGCGCCGAGGGGGCGCGTCTGGTCGACTGCCGCGCGGCGCTCGTCGAGGAGGGCCTGGCGGCTCTGACGTGCGGCGCGTTCCACATCCGCTCGGGCGGCCGCTCCTACTTCAACACCACGCCGCTGGGCCGGGCCGTGACCGGCACGCTGCTGGTGCGCGCCATGCTTGAGGACGACGTGCAGATCTGGGGCGACGGCTCCACCTACAAGGGCAACGACATCGAGCGGTTCTACCGCTACGGCCTGCTGGCCAACCCAAACCTGCGCATCTACAAGCCGTGGCTCGACGCCCAGTTCGTCACCGAGCTCGGCGGGCGCAAAGAGATGAGCGAGTGGCTCGCGGCGCACGACCTGCCCTACCGCGACTCGACCGAGAAGGCGTACTCGACCGACGCGAACATCTGGGGCGCCACGCACGAGGCCAAGACCCTCGAGCAGCTCGACACCGGCCTGGAGACGGTCGAGCCCATCATGGGTGTGCGGTTCTGGGACGAGTCGGTCGAGATCGCCCCCGAGACCGTCACGATCGGGTTCGAGCAGGGCCGCCCGGTCACCCTCAACGGCCAGACGTTCGCGACCGCCGTCGACCTGGTGCTGGAGGCCAACGCCATCGGCGGGCGCCACGGCCTGGGCATGAGCGACCAGATCGAGAACCGCATCATCGAGGCCAAATCGCGCGGCATCTACGAGGCCCCGGGCATGGCGCTGCTGTTCATCGCCTACGAGCGCCTGGTCAACGCGATCCACAACGAGGACACGCTCGCCAACTACCACAACGAGGGCCGGCGCCTGGGCCGCCTCATGTATGAGGGGCGCTGGCTCGACCCGCAGTCGCTCATGCTGCGCGAGTCGCTGCAGCGGTGGGTCGGCACGGCCGTGACCGGCGAGGTCACGCTGCGCCTGCGCCGCGGCGAGGACTACTCGATCCTCGACACCTCAGGTCCCGCGTTCAGCTACCACCCCGACAAGCTGTCGATGGAGCGCGTCGCCGACTCGGCGTTCGGGCCCACCGACCGCATCGGGCAGCTCACCATGCGCAACCTCGACATCGCCGACTCGCGCGCCAAGCTCGAGCAGTACGCCGCCCTCGGCCTGGTGGGCGGCGCGCACGCCGCGCTCATCGGCGCCGGTGAGACGACGCCGCTGCTGGGCGAGCTCGAGCTGGAGGAGGGCGGCGCCCAGGCGATCGCCTCACGCGGCCAGGCGCCCGAGGGCGAGCAGCTCCTGGACGCCGCGGCCATGGAGTTCGGCACCGACTGACCACCCGCCGGCGTTGGTTGAGCCTGTCGAAACCACTCACCGCGACCCGGCGGTGGTTTCGACACGCTCAACCACCAGGTCAGGGCGCGTGCACCCCGGGGTCGTCGCGCAACGTGTCCAACAGCAGCGACACGACGGCGTCGGGGCGCTCGAGCGCCGGCAGGTGTGCTGCCCACGCCAGCTCGGTGTGCTCGGCGCCGGGCGCCGACGCCGCGACGCGCGCGGCGACCTGGCGGTAGTGGTCCAGATCGTGTGCGCCAGAGACGACCAGCGTCGGCACGACGATCCGCATGAGGTCAACGTCGACCAGCACCTGCCGCGGCCCGTGCTCGGACAGGGCGCCCTCGGCCTCGGCCTGCACCTCGAGCGCGTGGCGCAGCATGGCGGCGAGCGCCTCACGCGTCGACAGCGCCGCGTCGGGGCCGAGCCAGGTCGCGATGTTGAGCCGCACCGCGCCCTCGATGTCGCCCGCCTCCAGCAGCGCGCTCTCGGCGGCATCAAAGGCCTGGGCGTCCTGCGTCGGCTCGACGCCGCGCAACCCGGGGTTGAGGAGCACCAGTTGGCGCACACGCGCGGGATGGCGTGCGGCCAGCTCCAGCGCGACGCGCCCGCCGAACGAGGACCCGACGACGGCGGCCTCGGCGATGCCGAGGTGGTCGAGCAGCGCGGCGACGTCGTCGGCGTCGGCGTACTCCTGCGGGGGTAGGGGGGTGTCGCCGAACCCGCGCAGATCGGGCCGCACCACGCGGAAGGTGTGCGCGAGGTGCCCAGCGATGTGCTCCCACATGCGCCGGTCGGCGACGCCTGCGTGCAGCAGGACGACGGCGGGGGCGGCTTCGCCGGCGGGGCGGGCGTCGTCGTGCGCGAGCAGCATGGTGCCCACGCTAGGTCCGGATGTGACCGGCGTCATGCGGAGCCGGTGGTTTCGACAGGCTCAACCACCGGGGCGACTCAACCACAGGGAGCCCGTGGTTTCGACAGGCTCAACCGCCGGGGGGACTGGTGGGGGTGGGCGTGTCAGGATCAGAGCGTGGCCGATCGGAGCGAGGACCGTCTGCGCGAGCTCGCGCTGCTGCGGCGTGTGCGTGACCGCATGGACCGGGAGTACGCCCAACCGCTCGACGTCGCGGCGCTGGCCCGCGGCGTGCATCTGTCGGCGGGGCATCTGAGCCGCCAGTTCAAGGCCGCCTACGGGGAGTCGCCGTACAGCTACCTGATGACCCGCAGGGTCGAGCGGGCGATGGCGATGCTGCGCGGCAGCGACCTGTCGGTGACGGAGGTGTGCTTCGCGGTCGGATTCTCCTCGTTGGGCACCTTCAGCACGCGATTCGCCGAGCTCGTGGGCATGGCGCCGAGCGTCTACCGGCGCGAGGCACGCGGGCACGCCGCAGGGTTGCCCTCGTGCGTGGTCAAGCGCGCGACGCGACCGGTCAGGAATCGAGAAGCGAGGCCCACCGCTGCCGTCCTACGTTGACGGGCATGGACATCACCATTCACTCCAGTTTCCTGCCGCACACCGACCCCGAGGCCTCGCTGGCCTTCTACCGTGACGCGCTCGGCTTCGAGGTCCGCCTCGACGTCGGGCAGGGCACGATGCGCTGGGTCACGGTCGGTCCCAAGGGCCAGCCGGACACCGCGATCGTGCTGCACCCACCGTTCGCCGACCCGGGCGTCACGGCGGACGAGCGCCGCACCATCGTCGAGATGATGGCCAAGGGCACGTTCGCCACGATCGTGCTGGCCACACCCGACCTCGACGCGACGTTCGAGGCTGTCGCGGCGACGGGCGCCGAGGTCGTGCAGGAGCCCACCGACCAGCCCTACGGCGTGCGTGACGCGGCGTTCCGGGACCCGGCCGGCAACCACGTGCGCCTCAACCAGGTCGACCGTCCGCGGCCCTGAGCCAGCCCCTCGCTCCTCGCACGCAGGGCGCCGCGCGGCGGTGGGCGCCAGCGGCGCCCCGCGGTTAGGTTGAACCGCCACCACGCCACACGAAGCCACGAGGAGTGCGATGAGTGCCATCTCGGCTGACGGTCACGACGTCATCCGCGTCCAGGGAGCGCGCGAGAACAACCTCCAGGACGTGAGCGTCGACCTGCCGAAACGGCGGCTGACGGTCTTCACCGGGGTGTCCGGGTCGGGCAAGAGCTCGCTGGTGTTCGACACGGTCGCGGCCGAGTCGCGCCGCCTGATCAACGAGACCTACAGCGCGTTCCTCCAGGGGTTCATGCCGACGCTCGCGCGCCCCGACGTCGACGTACTGGAGGGGCTGACGACGGCGATCGTCGTCGACCAGGAGCGGCTGGGCGCCAACCCGCGCTCGACCGTCGGGACCGTCACCGACGCGCACGCCATCCTTCGTGTGCTCTACTCCAAGCTCGGCGAGCCGTACGTCGGCCCACCCACCGCGTTCTCGTTCAACGTCCCCACCTCGACGGTCTCGGGCATGTCCGCGGTCGAGAAGGGCGGGCGCGTCGAGAAGACGGCGGTGCGCGCCAGGGTCTACCTCGGCGGGATGTGCCCGCGATGCGAGGGGCGCGGGCAGGTCTCTGACCTCGACCTGTCAGCCATCGTCGACGAGGAGCGCTCCCTGTACGGCGGCGCCATCCAGGCGCCCGGCTACACACCCGAAGGCTGGATGGTCAAGGGCTTCGCGGAGTCGGGGTTCTTCGACCCGGACAAGCCCGTGCGCGAGTTCACCGCCCGCGAGCGCGACGACCTGCTGTACAAGGCGGCCACCAAGGTCAAGATCGCCGGGATCAACATGACCTACGAGGGTCTGATCCCCAAGCTGCGCAAGTCGATGTTCTCCAAGGACCCCGACCAGCTCCAACCCCACATCCGGGCGTTCGTGGAGCGGGCGGCGACGTTCGGCACGTGCCCCGAGTGCGAGGGCACACGCCTGTCGGCCGGACCGCGCGAGTGCCGCAT is a window from the Xylanimonas ulmi genome containing:
- the lnt gene encoding apolipoprotein N-acyltransferase: MSRPPATFWASRPVTLLLSVPVGAALWAAFPDLAWWPLGLVAVALLHLALRRDHAGWNFLVGLVAGLVFFVPHLYWAYVATALVPWFALSLLAALGPAVFSAAWTWTRRLPWVRDRAWAHVLAFATLWTAVEEWRSEVPFGGFPWGRMAWSVAAAPTGRAAWLGGTPLVSFLVAGAGVLLALAVGRAVAAARDPRARRGHLVAAAAGAVVAAVGVVGPTWLPLPTAGDEQAVANPPATSAVEAPDRSVFVDAGTGAQQAGVLRVGAVQGNVSEPGLGSFYNRAEVLNNHLDGTRAIADDTDTRAARDEPEPGVDVVLWPENGSDLDPQVARDVARALDAASERVEAPILVGAQEFPETGGRYNVLLLWQDGQGVISRYAKQRPAPFAEYIPMRSVARLFTDQVDRVTTDMFAATNPPIIELPSPRLGRTVRLGTAICFEVAYDDILRDAVRRGAEVLVVPTNNASFGVTPQSAQQLQMTRLQAIANGRATVQISTVGISGVVAPDGTLVARTGLFTADHLSAELPLRTSWTPAVAAGHWPAWTLSAGGGLLTLAGLATSLRRRRAA
- a CDS encoding RNA polymerase-binding protein RbpA gives rise to the protein MPDRSLRGMSIGAKSMESDEGVDFAPRFQAYYDCPNGHTIILPFATDAEVPPVWECRCGEEALLRDAERPEPKATKPQRTHWDMLLERRTVAELEELLDERLELLRAGKLRRGA
- a CDS encoding LLM class flavin-dependent oxidoreductase, translating into MQFGIFSVSDVTTDPVTGHTPDDTERVRSMLTIAKHADEAGLDVFATGEHHNPPFVASSPTTMLGYLAGVTKNITLSTATTLITTNDPVRLAEEYAMLQVISEGRMDLMMGRGNTGPVYPWFGKDIRQGIPLAIENYALLRRLWTEDVVDWQGKFRTPLQGFTSTPRPLDGVPPFVWHGSIRSPEIAEQAAYYGDGFLHNNIFWPMSHTKQMIAFYRQRFEHYGHGRADQAIVGLGGQVFVRKNSQDAIDEFRPYFDVAPVYGHGPSMEDFTRETPLTVGSPQQVIDRYGAFVDEVGYYQRQLFLVDHAGLPLKTVLEQIDLLAQDIVPELRRIAEAKRPADDVPLNPPTHAERVAAALAAGELGAGHVGGTEDRWTGLRAEEGDPQHLEPTAGRAFGL
- a CDS encoding FMN reductase; the encoded protein is MGTSRTLVTISAGLSVPSSTRLLADRLTEAATRALEQAGHPVRVESIELRDHAHAVVDAMLTGFPAGDLAAALETLAAADGVIAVTPLFTTTYSGLFKSFVDILDKDALRGLPVLLGATGGTPRHSLALDYSVRPLFTYLRADALPTAVFAATDDWAGEGDQVNPLPDRILRAGRELAERMAAREPRGRSNPFESTPSFADLLADGGVAP
- the ald gene encoding alanine dehydrogenase, translating into MHVAVPKEVKNHEYRVAVTPAGAHELVSHGHTVHVEAGAGVGSAIPDEEYAAAGAVIEPDATATWAAGDLILKVKEPVPTEYGHLRAGQVLFTYLHLAADRTLTLALLERDVTAVAYETVQTPDGGLPLLAPMSEVAGRLAPQVGSAALLKAAGGRGTLLGGVPGVSPAHVVIIGAGVSGMNAARVATGMGARVTLLDRSMRALAAADDVFLGRVQTLASSAWEVERAVLDADLVIGAVLVAGAKAPVLVSNDLVSRMRPGSALVDISIDQGGCFEDSRPTTHAEPTYRVHDSTFYAVANMPGAVPHTSTRALTNVTLPYAVELANLGWQEALRADATLAKGLNTHAGAVTHPGVAQAHGLALADIGL
- a CDS encoding DNA alkylation repair protein, with product MADGASSGARGRVDATAVLLTADALAAAIDAAGSPEAAAGAGRFFRTGPGQYGEGDVFVGVRVPVTRALVRRAVGMPGTEASALLASPVHEHRLAGLLVLVERYRRATAPRTRDDAERDALHARYLAQVRGGRVNNWDLVDASAEWLVGDWLLGPPAHGVAAVLDPLAASPSLWERRVAMLATFAFIKAGDAGPTLRYARRLLDDREDLIHKAVGWMLREVGKRVDAATLLAFLDENAPAMARTALSYASEHLDPAERVRLRAL
- the argG gene encoding argininosuccinate synthase; translated protein: MSKVLTSLPAGERVGIAFSGGLDTSVAVAWMRENGAIPFTYTADIGQYDEPDIASVPGRASAYGAEGARLVDCRAALVEEGLAALTCGAFHIRSGGRSYFNTTPLGRAVTGTLLVRAMLEDDVQIWGDGSTYKGNDIERFYRYGLLANPNLRIYKPWLDAQFVTELGGRKEMSEWLAAHDLPYRDSTEKAYSTDANIWGATHEAKTLEQLDTGLETVEPIMGVRFWDESVEIAPETVTIGFEQGRPVTLNGQTFATAVDLVLEANAIGGRHGLGMSDQIENRIIEAKSRGIYEAPGMALLFIAYERLVNAIHNEDTLANYHNEGRRLGRLMYEGRWLDPQSLMLRESLQRWVGTAVTGEVTLRLRRGEDYSILDTSGPAFSYHPDKLSMERVADSAFGPTDRIGQLTMRNLDIADSRAKLEQYAALGLVGGAHAALIGAGETTPLLGELELEEGGAQAIASRGQAPEGEQLLDAAAMEFGTD
- a CDS encoding alpha/beta fold hydrolase, with the translated sequence MLLAHDDARPAGEAAPAVVLLHAGVADRRMWEHIAGHLAHTFRVVRPDLRGFGDTPLPPQEYADADDVAALLDHLGIAEAAVVGSSFGGRVALELAARHPARVRQLVLLNPGLRGVEPTQDAQAFDAAESALLEAGDIEGAVRLNIATWLGPDAALSTREALAAMLRHALEVQAEAEGALSEHGPRQVLVDVDLMRIVVPTLVVSGAHDLDHYRQVAARVAASAPGAEHTELAWAAHLPALERPDAVVSLLLDTLRDDPGVHAP
- a CDS encoding helix-turn-helix transcriptional regulator, which produces MADRSEDRLRELALLRRVRDRMDREYAQPLDVAALARGVHLSAGHLSRQFKAAYGESPYSYLMTRRVERAMAMLRGSDLSVTEVCFAVGFSSLGTFSTRFAELVGMAPSVYRREARGHAAGLPSCVVKRATRPVRNREARPTAAVLR
- a CDS encoding VOC family protein; this encodes MDITIHSSFLPHTDPEASLAFYRDALGFEVRLDVGQGTMRWVTVGPKGQPDTAIVLHPPFADPGVTADERRTIVEMMAKGTFATIVLATPDLDATFEAVAATGAEVVQEPTDQPYGVRDAAFRDPAGNHVRLNQVDRPRP